In Dehalococcoidia bacterium, a genomic segment contains:
- a CDS encoding acyl-CoA dehydrogenase family protein yields MRLDDTPEEAAFRAEVRAFIEKERPQVSDGGGSGDDIARAVSGFMASQGWFKKLAERGWIVPAWPKEYGGAGMTVMQQFIFNEEMALQRAPRPMHLIIAAGMAGPTIIVHGTDYQKEKFLPGIARGEDIWCQLYSEPGAGSDLASLQTRAVRDGDDYVVNGTKIWTTMAHMAKYAILLARTDPDAPKHRGISYFILDMKTPGITIKPLVNMGGTHEFNQVFLDNVRIPKENLVGEENRGWYVGVTTLDFERSSIGSSIGARQNVESLVQFAKENAGSPVTVLDRNPLVRLELADRLIETQVAQMLSYRVISMQNRGMVPNHEASLLKLYTTEMNQRIARTGMKLIGLYGTLGRGEAKAPRQGGFTATFIRSIANTIEGGTSEVQRNVIAQRGLGLPRD; encoded by the coding sequence ATGCGCCTAGACGACACACCGGAAGAGGCGGCGTTTCGCGCTGAAGTGCGCGCCTTCATCGAGAAGGAGCGCCCTCAGGTAAGTGACGGCGGGGGCAGCGGCGACGACATCGCCCGCGCCGTATCCGGCTTCATGGCCAGCCAGGGTTGGTTCAAGAAGCTCGCGGAGCGGGGCTGGATCGTGCCCGCCTGGCCCAAGGAGTATGGCGGCGCCGGCATGACCGTGATGCAGCAGTTCATCTTCAACGAAGAGATGGCGCTGCAGCGCGCGCCCCGTCCCATGCATCTCATCATCGCGGCCGGCATGGCAGGGCCAACGATCATCGTGCACGGCACCGACTACCAGAAGGAAAAGTTCCTTCCCGGCATTGCCCGTGGCGAAGACATCTGGTGCCAGCTCTACTCCGAACCCGGCGCCGGTTCGGACCTGGCCTCCCTGCAGACCAGGGCCGTCCGGGACGGCGACGACTACGTCGTCAACGGCACGAAGATCTGGACCACCATGGCCCACATGGCGAAGTACGCCATCCTGCTGGCCCGCACCGACCCTGATGCGCCGAAGCACCGCGGCATCAGTTACTTCATCCTGGACATGAAGACGCCCGGCATCACCATCAAGCCGCTGGTGAACATGGGCGGCACCCACGAGTTCAATCAGGTCTTCCTCGACAACGTGCGGATCCCGAAGGAAAACCTGGTGGGAGAAGAGAACCGCGGCTGGTATGTCGGCGTGACGACGCTCGACTTCGAGCGCTCGTCGATCGGCTCGTCGATCGGCGCGCGGCAGAACGTCGAGAGCCTGGTGCAGTTCGCGAAGGAAAATGCGGGGTCGCCGGTAACGGTACTCGACCGCAATCCTCTGGTGCGCCTGGAACTCGCCGACCGCCTCATCGAGACGCAGGTCGCTCAGATGCTTTCCTACCGCGTGATCAGCATGCAGAACCGGGGGATGGTGCCGAACCACGAAGCCTCTCTTCTGAAGCTGTACACGACGGAAATGAACCAGCGCATCGCCCGCACAGGGATGAAGCTCATCGGCCTCTACGGGACACTGGGACGCGGGGAAGCGAAGGCGCCGCGACAGGGAGGCTTCACCGCCACATTCATCCGCTCCATCGCCAACACCATCGAGGGCGGTACGAGCGAAGTGCAACGCAACGTGATCGCGCAGCGCGGCCTGGGCTTGCCCAGGGACTAA